The Novosphingobium terrae genome has a window encoding:
- a CDS encoding mechanosensitive ion channel family protein, translating to MIPRIALKPLDLHPIALATSALDPDQLPSTSEVMHWSGRLTHATVAAGSAVLVALALHAVLFALLRRLGRRSQSHTEAEVASGFNQSVRWSFVAVGLSIAADADRMVSHIWMAVAGFIVPALTGWVIYAGVKTGAELLSARILTHDDEMTARSRSTRITLLSRSLGFVIIFVTVAMILLGFPAVRHVGATLIASAGLIGLAMGAAAQPALKSLVAGIQIALTQPIRIGDYVVVDNESGRVEDIRLSYVVMRTGDERRLIIPTAKFLDTSFQNWTRVGGITGSVVLPIRPGFPIEPMRAAYLTALGDHPDWDKRTGQLQVSEAKVGFVEIKLVMSATDPNALGGLRLAMRETMLEWLREHQPDSLCMTT from the coding sequence ATGATCCCCCGCATCGCGCTCAAACCTCTGGACCTGCATCCCATTGCGCTGGCCACCAGCGCGCTCGATCCTGACCAGTTGCCCTCCACCTCCGAGGTGATGCACTGGTCGGGCCGCCTCACTCACGCCACCGTGGCGGCGGGCAGCGCGGTGCTGGTGGCGCTGGCGCTTCATGCGGTGCTGTTTGCCCTGCTACGGCGGTTGGGGCGACGCTCGCAAAGCCACACCGAGGCCGAGGTGGCCAGTGGATTTAACCAATCGGTCCGCTGGTCCTTTGTGGCGGTGGGCCTGTCGATTGCGGCCGATGCGGATCGCATGGTCAGCCATATCTGGATGGCGGTGGCGGGTTTTATCGTGCCCGCGCTCACCGGATGGGTGATTTACGCTGGCGTAAAGACCGGCGCTGAGCTGCTCAGCGCGCGCATCCTGACGCATGATGACGAGATGACTGCGCGCAGCCGCTCGACGCGAATCACACTGCTGTCGCGCTCGCTGGGCTTTGTGATCATCTTTGTCACCGTGGCGATGATTCTGCTGGGCTTTCCGGCGGTGCGGCATGTGGGCGCCACGCTGATCGCCTCGGCGGGTCTGATCGGTCTGGCGATGGGTGCTGCGGCCCAGCCTGCGTTGAAATCGCTGGTGGCGGGCATTCAGATTGCCCTCACCCAACCCATCCGCATCGGCGACTATGTGGTGGTGGACAACGAGAGCGGAAGGGTGGAAGACATCCGCCTGAGCTATGTGGTGATGCGGACCGGTGACGAGCGGCGGCTGATCATCCCCACCGCAAAGTTTCTCGACACCAGTTTCCAGAACTGGACACGGGTTGGCGGCATCACCGGATCGGTGGTTTTGCCGATCCGCCCCGGTTTCCCCATCGAGCCGATGCGCGCAGCCTATCTGACGGCGCTGGGGGATCATCCGGATTGGGACAAGCGCACCGGGCAATTGCAGGTCTCCGAGGCCAAGGTCGGCTTTGTCGAGATCAAGCTGGTGATGAGCGCCACCGACCCCAATGCACTGGGCGGTCTGCGGCTGGCGATGCGTGAGACCATGCTGGAATGGCTGCGCGAGCATCAGCCCGATTCGCTCTGCATGACCACCTGA
- a CDS encoding DUF4167 domain-containing protein: MNNNRGNNNNNRRRSRGNGNGNGRPQGNGGGAQLNRIDSRARGNAPQLLEKYRKLAHDAHLNGDRVTAEYYLQFADHYFRVIADTRLRQEEARARREDRWQDNGEPFRDEGEDAAEFSVESDFPTFDQPVYTRREREEPRNEQRSDQQRSEQPRADQSRGDHRRRDEQGQREQRDYRERDNRDRDNRDNRQRDNREHEPREQVAAPVESAEAQPEAEGQSVVYEPAENPFLRETRANRGVRPRREGREERPRRKAEPRAEAEAPAAAVTPPSFDASSLPPSISAGRKSEAAAEAPVAAPAPAAEPVAEVAVPAEKPKRPRAPRKTAAEKAAEAAAKAAEAEQIG; encoded by the coding sequence TTGAACAACAATCGTGGTAACAACAACAACAACCGTCGGCGCAGCCGCGGTAATGGCAACGGCAATGGTCGCCCGCAGGGCAATGGCGGTGGGGCGCAGCTCAACCGCATTGACAGCCGGGCGCGGGGCAATGCGCCCCAGCTGCTGGAAAAGTACCGCAAGCTGGCCCATGACGCCCATCTCAATGGCGACCGGGTGACGGCGGAGTACTATCTCCAGTTCGCCGACCATTATTTCCGCGTGATCGCTGACACCCGTCTGCGCCAGGAAGAGGCCCGCGCCCGCCGTGAGGACCGCTGGCAGGACAATGGTGAACCGTTCCGCGATGAAGGCGAAGACGCCGCTGAATTCTCGGTGGAGAGCGATTTCCCCACCTTCGATCAGCCGGTCTACACCCGCCGCGAGCGTGAAGAGCCCCGCAACGAGCAGCGCTCGGATCAACAGCGTTCCGAGCAGCCGCGTGCCGATCAATCGCGGGGCGACCATCGCCGCCGCGACGAGCAGGGGCAGCGTGAGCAGCGCGACTACCGTGAGCGCGATAATCGCGACCGCGATAACCGCGATAACCGCCAGCGCGACAATCGCGAGCATGAACCCCGCGAACAGGTTGCCGCTCCCGTCGAATCGGCTGAGGCGCAACCCGAGGCGGAAGGTCAGTCGGTGGTCTATGAGCCCGCCGAAAACCCCTTCCTGCGCGAAACCCGCGCGAACCGCGGCGTGCGTCCACGCCGCGAGGGCCGTGAAGAGCGCCCCCGCCGCAAGGCCGAGCCGCGCGCTGAAGCCGAGGCTCCTGCCGCAGCGGTAACGCCGCCGAGCTTCGATGCCTCTTCTCTGCCGCCGTCGATCTCGGCTGGCCGCAAGAGCGAAGCGGCTGCCGAGGCTCCGGTTGCGGCTCCGGCCCCTGCTGCCGAGCCCGTCGCCGAGGTTGCGGTGCCCGCCGAGAAGCCCAAGCGCCCGCGCGCGCCGCGCAAGACGGCGGCTGAAAAGGCTGCCGAAGCCGCCGCCAAGGCCGCTGAGGCCGAGCAGATCGGCTGA
- the prmC gene encoding peptide chain release factor N(5)-glutamine methyltransferase, producing MSDTVTQALREAATRLAETSDTARLDAEVLMAHALGVTRSAMLLSHGRNAVPETFAALIDRRLRHEPVAYITGSQEFFGLDFKVSSDVLIPRGDSEVLVEAALAARPDAKRVLDLGLGSGALLLAVLHNLPGAQGIGIERSPGALAVARANAQALNLTPRADLRPGDWTQSDWTTDLGQFDLILANPPYVEEKALLDPSVRDHEPASALFAGAEGLDDYRIILPALPALLAPRGVALIEIGYTQAEAVSALAEAQGLTAKLHRDLGDRPRVLEISSSAPSSH from the coding sequence GTGAGTGACACGGTAACGCAGGCGCTGCGCGAGGCTGCAACGCGTCTGGCGGAAACCAGCGACACGGCGCGCCTCGATGCCGAAGTGCTGATGGCCCATGCGCTGGGGGTGACGCGCTCCGCGATGTTGCTCAGCCATGGGCGCAATGCCGTGCCTGAAACTTTCGCAGCGTTGATCGACCGGCGTCTGCGCCATGAACCCGTCGCCTATATCACCGGATCGCAGGAATTTTTCGGGCTGGACTTCAAAGTCTCTTCTGATGTGCTGATCCCGCGTGGTGATAGCGAGGTGCTGGTGGAGGCTGCTTTGGCCGCCAGACCTGACGCCAAACGCGTCCTCGATCTGGGGCTGGGGTCCGGCGCTCTGCTGCTGGCGGTGTTACACAACCTGCCCGGGGCGCAAGGCATCGGCATCGAACGCTCGCCGGGCGCGCTGGCCGTGGCTCGCGCCAATGCGCAGGCCCTCAACCTCACCCCACGCGCCGATCTGCGCCCCGGAGACTGGACGCAATCCGATTGGACCACAGATCTGGGCCAGTTCGACCTGATCCTCGCCAACCCGCCCTATGTCGAGGAGAAAGCCCTGCTCGATCCTTCCGTGCGCGATCACGAACCGGCCAGCGCCCTTTTCGCCGGGGCCGAGGGTCTGGACGATTACCGCATCATCCTGCCCGCGCTGCCCGCCCTGCTGGCGCCGCGCGGCGTGGCCCTGATCGAGATCGGCTATACCCAAGCCGAAGCTGTGTCTGCTCTGGCGGAAGCCCAAGGCCTCACCGCAAAGCTTCATCGCGATCTTGGCGATCGGCCCCGCGTGCTGGAAATTTCTTCCTCTGCACCTTCGTCGCATTAA
- the polA gene encoding DNA polymerase I produces the protein MNLPETAPATLPLAENAPENCATDGRSRCHLYLVDGSAYIFRAYHRLPPLTNPAGVPVGAVYGYTTMLWKLAEDLHKADGPTHLAVILDKGSKSFRNDIYPDYKANRPPPPEDLVPQFPLIREATRAFSLPCIEEAGLEADDLIASYARAAVAQGWDVTIVSSDKDLMQLVGDHQSGARIDMLDTMKNLRIFLPEVAEKFGVTPDRVGDVLALMGDSVDNVPGIRGIGPKTATKLIVEHGDLESALAAAPTMKASKLRDSLIEQADMARLSRVLVALKEDAALPMPLDDFKLGQIPPEPLAAFLSEHGFSSLLKRLDGGRGSPERATQLHPAKPANASAAPAALAGPQAPAALPAINVEGYDCVTTLEALDSWIERCFAARVVAFDTETSALDAIGADLVGVSLSIGAGQACYIPLGHGGTDMFAEKPEQIDRNTALARLKPLLESDAVLKVGQNAKYDLNVLARFGITVAPLDDTMVISFDMDAGRSEDGIGGGHGMDELARRHLDHTCISFKEVCGTGKKAISFAEVPLARATQYAAEDAEVTWRLHRLLKPRLSHESATRIYERVDRPLIPVVAGMERRGIRVDRDKLAGLSSQFAEAIGALEGEVHELAGQPFTIGSPKQLGEILFDKMGLKGGKKGKTGQYSTDQSVLEKLEAEGVPIARKVLEWRQLSKLRSTYTEALQAAISPVTGRVHTSYSLVGAQTGRLSSTEPNLQNIPIRTEIGRQIRDCFVADPGHVILSADYSQIELRLAAHMADVPELKAAFAAGADIHAATAQELFGHVDRETRGRAKTINFAILYGISRWGLAPRLGVTPEEAQGMIDTYFQRFPGIQRYIHDTLSSVREKGYSETLFGRKCWFPRIGSKNQAERQGSERAAINAPIQGTCADIIKRAMAQMEPALAEAGLPGVKMLLQVHDELVFEVPEGDVEAASAVIRQVMEQAALPSVTIGVPLGVEIGKGPSWGAAH, from the coding sequence ATGAACCTTCCAGAAACAGCACCCGCCACCCTCCCCCTCGCTGAAAATGCGCCGGAAAACTGCGCAACTGACGGGCGCAGCCGCTGCCATCTCTATCTGGTGGACGGGTCGGCCTACATCTTCCGCGCCTATCACCGGCTGCCCCCGCTCACCAATCCGGCGGGCGTGCCGGTGGGGGCGGTCTATGGCTACACCACCATGCTGTGGAAACTTGCCGAAGACCTCCACAAGGCCGATGGACCCACGCATTTGGCGGTTATTCTGGACAAGGGCAGCAAAAGTTTCCGCAATGACATCTACCCCGATTACAAGGCGAACCGCCCGCCGCCGCCCGAAGATCTGGTCCCCCAGTTCCCGCTGATTCGGGAGGCGACGCGCGCTTTCAGCCTGCCCTGCATCGAGGAAGCCGGGCTGGAAGCCGACGATCTGATCGCCTCCTACGCGCGCGCCGCCGTGGCGCAGGGCTGGGACGTGACGATCGTCTCCTCCGACAAGGATCTGATGCAGCTGGTGGGCGACCATCAAAGCGGCGCGCGGATCGACATGCTCGACACGATGAAAAATCTGCGGATCTTCCTTCCGGAGGTCGCGGAAAAATTCGGTGTAACGCCCGACAGGGTCGGTGACGTGTTGGCGCTGATGGGCGATTCGGTGGATAACGTGCCCGGTATTCGCGGCATCGGCCCCAAAACGGCCACGAAACTGATCGTCGAACATGGCGATCTCGAATCAGCTCTGGCCGCTGCACCGACGATGAAGGCCAGCAAGCTGCGCGACAGTCTGATCGAGCAGGCCGATATGGCACGCCTCTCGCGCGTGCTGGTGGCGCTGAAGGAGGATGCGGCGCTGCCGATGCCGCTGGATGATTTCAAGCTGGGCCAGATCCCGCCCGAGCCTTTGGCCGCATTTTTGAGCGAACACGGCTTTTCCAGCCTGCTGAAGCGCCTGGATGGCGGACGCGGCAGCCCGGAGCGTGCGACGCAGCTTCATCCCGCCAAACCCGCGAATGCTTCGGCAGCCCCTGCTGCTCTGGCTGGCCCTCAGGCACCCGCTGCTTTGCCCGCCATCAATGTGGAGGGCTACGATTGCGTCACCACATTGGAGGCTTTGGACAGCTGGATCGAGCGTTGCTTCGCCGCCCGCGTGGTGGCCTTCGACACAGAGACCAGCGCTCTGGATGCCATTGGTGCCGATCTGGTTGGTGTCAGCCTGTCGATTGGTGCGGGTCAGGCTTGCTACATTCCGCTGGGCCATGGCGGCACCGATATGTTCGCCGAAAAGCCCGAGCAGATCGACCGCAATACCGCCCTCGCCCGCCTTAAGCCGCTGCTGGAAAGCGATGCGGTGCTGAAAGTCGGCCAGAACGCGAAGTACGATCTCAACGTGCTGGCGCGTTTCGGCATCACCGTGGCGCCGCTCGACGACACGATGGTCATCAGCTTCGATATGGACGCCGGACGCAGCGAGGACGGCATCGGCGGCGGCCATGGCATGGATGAGCTGGCACGCCGCCATCTCGATCACACCTGCATCTCCTTCAAGGAGGTCTGCGGCACCGGCAAGAAGGCGATCAGCTTTGCCGAAGTGCCGCTGGCCCGCGCCACGCAATATGCCGCCGAGGACGCCGAGGTGACCTGGCGCCTGCATCGCCTGCTGAAACCCCGCCTCTCGCATGAATCGGCCACGCGCATCTATGAGCGTGTCGACCGCCCGCTGATCCCCGTGGTCGCGGGCATGGAGCGGCGCGGCATCCGGGTGGATCGCGACAAGCTGGCAGGCCTGTCCTCGCAATTTGCCGAGGCCATCGGCGCGCTGGAGGGTGAGGTGCATGAGCTGGCCGGCCAGCCCTTCACCATCGGCAGCCCCAAGCAGCTGGGCGAGATCCTCTTCGACAAGATGGGTCTGAAGGGCGGCAAGAAGGGCAAGACCGGGCAATATTCCACCGATCAGTCGGTGCTGGAAAAGCTGGAGGCCGAAGGCGTGCCTATCGCACGCAAGGTGCTGGAATGGCGCCAGCTTTCCAAGCTGCGCTCGACCTACACCGAGGCGTTGCAGGCCGCGATCAGCCCCGTCACAGGCCGCGTCCACACCTCCTATTCGCTGGTGGGCGCGCAGACCGGGCGCCTCTCCTCCACCGAGCCCAATCTGCAGAACATCCCGATCCGCACCGAGATCGGGCGGCAGATTCGCGACTGTTTCGTCGCCGATCCGGGCCATGTGATTCTCTCGGCGGACTACAGCCAGATCGAACTGCGTCTGGCCGCGCATATGGCCGATGTGCCCGAGCTGAAGGCGGCCTTCGCGGCAGGGGCGGACATTCACGCCGCCACCGCTCAGGAGCTGTTCGGCCATGTCGACCGCGAGACGCGCGGGCGTGCCAAAACCATCAACTTCGCCATCCTCTATGGCATCAGCCGCTGGGGCCTCGCTCCGCGCCTGGGCGTCACGCCCGAGGAAGCGCAGGGCATGATCGACACCTATTTCCAGCGCTTCCCCGGCATCCAGCGCTATATCCATGACACGCTCTCCAGCGTGCGTGAGAAGGGCTATTCGGAGACGCTGTTCGGCCGCAAATGCTGGTTCCCGCGTATTGGTTCCAAGAACCAGGCCGAACGTCAGGGCAGCGAGCGCGCCGCGATCAACGCCCCGATTCAGGGCACCTGCGCCGACATCATCAAGCGCGCCATGGCCCAGATGGAGCCTGCGCTGGCCGAAGCGGGCCTGCCCGGCGTGAAGATGCTTCTGCAAGTCCACGACGAACTGGTCTTCGAAGTGCCCGAGGGCGATGTCGAGGCCGCCAGCGCGGTGATCCGTCAGGTGATGGAACAGGCCGCCCTGCCCTCCGTCACCATCGGCGTGCCGCTGGGCGTGGAAATCGGCAAGGGGCCAAGCTGGGGCGCGGCGCACTGA
- the metK gene encoding methionine adenosyltransferase — translation MRSDYLFTSESVSEGHPDKVADQISDAIVDLFLSKDPEARIACETLTTTQLVVLAGEIRCKGIFENDEWAPGAQEEIEKTVRETVKRIGYQQDGFHWETFEFINRLHAQSAHIAQGVDAGANKDEGAGDQGIMFGFACDETPDLMPATLYYSHKILQALADDRHSGAAPFLEPDAKSQVTLRFVNGEPVAATAIVVSTQHAKGYDEGEKAAELQAYVKKTVTGILPEGFVSDATVWHINPTGSFEIGGPDGDAGVTGRKIIVDTYGGAAPHGGGAFSGKDPTKVDRSAAYVARYLAKNVVAAGLAKRVTIQLAYAIGVSRPLSLYVDSHGTGTVDDAVLEKAIAKVAEASLGGLTPRGIRTGLGLNKAIYQPSAAYGHFGRQAEGDFFPWERTDLADALKDAVAEVPALA, via the coding sequence ATGCGCAGCGACTATCTCTTCACCTCTGAAAGCGTCTCCGAAGGGCATCCTGACAAGGTTGCCGACCAGATCAGCGATGCCATCGTCGACCTGTTCCTCTCGAAAGATCCCGAAGCGCGTATCGCCTGCGAAACGCTGACCACCACCCAGCTGGTGGTGCTGGCGGGCGAAATCCGCTGCAAGGGCATCTTCGAGAACGATGAATGGGCGCCGGGCGCTCAGGAAGAGATCGAGAAGACCGTGCGCGAGACGGTCAAGCGCATCGGCTATCAGCAGGATGGTTTCCACTGGGAGACCTTCGAGTTCATCAACCGCCTGCATGCCCAGTCGGCGCATATCGCTCAGGGCGTGGACGCGGGCGCGAACAAGGATGAGGGCGCGGGCGACCAGGGCATCATGTTCGGTTTCGCTTGTGACGAAACCCCCGATCTGATGCCCGCCACGCTGTATTACAGCCACAAGATCCTGCAGGCGCTGGCCGATGACCGCCACTCGGGCGCGGCTCCTTTCCTTGAGCCCGACGCCAAGAGCCAGGTGACCCTGCGCTTCGTGAACGGCGAGCCCGTGGCCGCCACCGCCATCGTCGTCTCGACCCAGCATGCCAAGGGCTATGACGAGGGCGAGAAGGCCGCCGAGCTGCAGGCCTATGTGAAGAAGACCGTCACCGGCATCCTGCCCGAGGGCTTCGTGTCGGACGCCACCGTCTGGCACATCAACCCCACCGGCAGCTTCGAGATCGGCGGCCCCGATGGTGACGCTGGCGTCACCGGTCGCAAGATCATCGTGGACACCTACGGCGGCGCGGCTCCGCATGGCGGCGGCGCTTTCTCGGGCAAGGACCCGACGAAGGTTGACCGTTCGGCGGCTTACGTGGCGCGTTATCTCGCCAAGAACGTGGTTGCCGCCGGCCTTGCCAAGCGCGTGACGATCCAGCTGGCCTATGCCATCGGCGTGTCGCGCCCGCTCTCGCTCTATGTCGACAGCCATGGCACCGGCACGGTGGACGATGCGGTGCTGGAAAAGGCCATCGCCAAGGTGGCAGAGGCTTCGCTGGGCGGTCTGACGCCGCGTGGCATCCGCACCGGTCTGGGCCTGAACAAGGCGATCTATCAGCCGAGCGCTGCTTACGGCCACTTCGGTCGTCAGGCCGAGGGCGATTTCTTCCCCTGGGAGCGCACCGATCTGGCCGATGCCCTGAAGGATGCCGTGGCCGAGGTGCCCGCGCTGGCCTGA
- a CDS encoding universal stress protein: MRSILVLADRRPDSENRLQAALSLARANSGHLTVLIDTPVARYLATDAMGSGYLAADIVREAVDSDDVFAEALHKRLLNEDVPYDILRAEDEPADAIAEAARLNDVVVLSRGQPFVGEVVLRGATPVLVMPRDGVTLLPPSVVCVAWDGGDEAASALRLAVPLLAQAERVHVLTVAEKSGGFPVCDAVKYLARHGVKAEVVEVERSASVAVTLDAALAELQADLLVMGAYGHSRLREFLLGGVTRYFLEDSAGPTLFLAN, encoded by the coding sequence ATGCGCTCGATCCTTGTCCTTGCCGACCGCCGCCCTGACAGCGAGAACCGGCTGCAAGCGGCTCTGTCGCTGGCCCGCGCCAACAGCGGCCATCTCACCGTGCTGATCGACACGCCCGTGGCGCGCTATCTGGCGACCGATGCCATGGGCAGCGGCTATCTGGCCGCCGATATCGTGCGTGAGGCGGTCGACAGCGACGATGTCTTTGCCGAGGCGTTGCACAAGCGGCTGCTGAATGAGGATGTGCCCTATGACATCCTGCGCGCCGAGGACGAACCCGCAGATGCCATCGCCGAGGCGGCGCGGCTGAACGATGTGGTGGTGCTGTCGCGCGGGCAGCCTTTCGTGGGCGAGGTGGTGCTGCGCGGGGCCACGCCGGTGCTGGTGATGCCGCGCGACGGGGTGACGCTCTTGCCGCCGTCAGTGGTCTGTGTGGCCTGGGATGGGGGAGATGAGGCGGCTTCGGCGCTGCGTCTGGCGGTGCCGCTGCTGGCTCAGGCCGAGCGGGTGCATGTGCTGACCGTGGCGGAAAAGAGCGGCGGTTTTCCGGTCTGTGATGCGGTGAAATATCTGGCGCGCCATGGCGTGAAGGCCGAGGTCGTGGAAGTGGAGCGCTCCGCCTCGGTTGCCGTGACGCTGGATGCGGCGCTGGCGGAGCTGCAGGCCGATCTGCTGGTGATGGGGGCTTACGGTCATAGCCGCTTGCGCGAGTTCCTGCTGGGCGGCGTGACGCGCTATTTTCTGGAAGACAGCGCCGGGCCGACCTTGTTTCTGGCAAATTGA
- the prfA gene encoding peptide chain release factor 1, whose amino-acid sequence MSISDARLAQIGARFAQLEARLASGTLEGGEFVAASRDYAELEPVARAAAAVSAMRVEQADLSAMQDDPEMRALAEEELARLREDLPEAERALSIAMLPRDVADSRPAMLEIRAGTGGDEAALFAADLYRMYERFAAEQGWRVETVSVNANELGGFKEVVANIAGQGVFAKLKFESGVHRVQRVPVTESGGRIHTSAATVAVLPEPDEVDVQLDDKDIKIDIYRASGAGGQHVNTTDSAVRLTHLPTGIVVICQDERSQHKNKAKAMQVLRTRIYDQRRAEAQGAEAEARKAMVGSGDRSERIRTYNFPQGRVTDHRINLTLHRLPEVLEGPGLTELVDALIAEDQAKRLAAIGE is encoded by the coding sequence ATGAGCATTTCCGACGCCCGCCTTGCGCAGATCGGGGCGCGTTTTGCCCAGCTTGAGGCGCGGCTTGCCTCGGGCACGCTGGAGGGCGGCGAGTTCGTCGCCGCCAGCCGCGACTATGCCGAGCTGGAGCCGGTGGCCCGCGCCGCCGCCGCCGTCTCGGCCATGCGCGTCGAGCAGGCCGATCTCTCGGCGATGCAGGACGATCCCGAAATGCGCGCGCTGGCGGAGGAAGAACTCGCCCGCCTGCGCGAGGATCTGCCCGAGGCCGAGCGCGCGCTCTCCATCGCCATGCTGCCGCGCGATGTCGCCGACAGCCGCCCGGCCATGCTGGAAATCCGCGCGGGCACAGGCGGCGATGAGGCCGCTCTGTTCGCCGCCGATCTCTACCGCATGTATGAACGCTTCGCTGCCGAGCAGGGCTGGCGTGTGGAAACCGTCTCGGTCAACGCCAATGAGCTGGGCGGCTTCAAGGAAGTGGTTGCCAACATTGCGGGGCAGGGGGTCTTCGCCAAGCTGAAGTTCGAGAGCGGCGTGCATCGCGTGCAGCGTGTGCCGGTGACGGAATCGGGCGGGCGCATCCACACCAGCGCCGCCACCGTCGCCGTGCTGCCCGAGCCCGATGAGGTCGATGTCCAGCTCGATGACAAGGACATCAAGATCGATATCTATCGCGCGTCGGGCGCGGGCGGTCAGCACGTCAACACAACCGATTCGGCGGTGCGCCTGACGCATTTACCCACCGGCATCGTGGTGATCTGTCAGGACGAGCGTAGCCAGCACAAGAACAAGGCCAAGGCCATGCAGGTGCTGCGCACGCGCATCTACGACCAGCGCCGCGCTGAAGCGCAGGGCGCCGAGGCCGAAGCGCGCAAGGCGATGGTCGGCAGCGGCGACCGCTCCGAGCGCATCCGCACCTACAATTTCCCGCAGGGCCGCGTGACGGACCATCGCATCAACCTGACCCTGCACCGCCTGCCCGAAGTGCTGGAAGGGCCGGGGCTGACTGAACTGGTCGATGCGCTGATCGCCGAGGATCAGGCCAAGCGTCTGGCCGCCATCGGTGAGTGA
- the lnt gene encoding apolipoprotein N-acyltransferase has product MAETSPSPSKLQRLLRGSGYAALIIALGAVAALGFQPLALWPAMLLGVGGLVWLVARAPSWQRAALIGWVWGVGHFSAGNSWIAAAFTYQAKMPGWLGGIAVVLLSLYLAVFPALAAGGAWVFRRQPLALVPGFAASWLLSEWLRSWLFTGFAWNPLGVALMGDGSHIGLAVLLPWLGTYALSGLAAGLAAAMAVGVMLWPARRPQAAALIAVPAVLTGGALLWPAPSHPAEGHIPYTLVQPNIEQEVLNDPANFELQFQQTARLSFPLHAADRRILLWPESGVPDFMRDGYPSWFYDSTAYGDPTLARLRLGRVAGINSVLLTGSVDLDIKGKVAESGQNVITALDGHGRIIGSYAKAHLVPYGEYLPMREILEPLGLARLVPGEIDFRPGPGPRTMDLADLGKAGMQICYEIIFSGQVVDRDHRPDYIVNPSNDGWFGDWGPPQHLAQARMRAIEEGLPVLRSTTNGVSAVVDADGVIRHAAPRGVGARFDGFVPPAHAPTLFARMGNTLPLVWALLLLGGSALVLRRKEA; this is encoded by the coding sequence ATGGCTGAAACTTCCCCCTCTCCTTCAAAGCTGCAGCGCCTGCTTCGCGGCAGCGGATATGCCGCGCTGATCATCGCTCTGGGCGCGGTCGCCGCGCTGGGCTTCCAGCCGCTGGCTCTTTGGCCCGCCATGTTGCTGGGCGTGGGAGGGCTGGTCTGGCTGGTGGCGCGGGCGCCTTCATGGCAGCGCGCCGCGCTGATCGGTTGGGTCTGGGGCGTGGGGCATTTTTCCGCCGGCAACAGCTGGATCGCCGCCGCCTTCACCTATCAGGCCAAGATGCCCGGCTGGCTGGGCGGCATCGCGGTGGTGCTGCTCTCGCTCTATCTGGCGGTGTTTCCGGCGCTGGCGGCTGGCGGGGCGTGGGTTTTTCGTCGCCAGCCTCTGGCGCTGGTGCCGGGGTTCGCTGCCTCATGGCTTCTCAGCGAGTGGCTGCGCTCTTGGCTGTTCACCGGCTTTGCGTGGAACCCGCTGGGCGTGGCGCTGATGGGCGATGGCAGCCATATCGGGCTGGCGGTGCTGCTGCCATGGTTGGGCACCTATGCGCTCTCCGGGCTGGCCGCCGGGCTGGCGGCGGCGATGGCGGTGGGCGTGATGCTCTGGCCTGCCCGTCGCCCGCAAGCCGCCGCGCTGATCGCCGTGCCTGCCGTGCTGACCGGCGGCGCGCTGCTCTGGCCTGCGCCTTCCCATCCGGCGGAGGGCCATATTCCCTATACGCTGGTGCAGCCCAACATCGAGCAGGAGGTTCTCAACGATCCTGCCAATTTCGAGCTGCAGTTCCAGCAGACCGCTCGCCTGTCCTTTCCGCTGCATGCCGCTGACCGCCGTATCCTGCTCTGGCCGGAATCGGGCGTGCCGGACTTTATGCGCGATGGCTATCCTTCGTGGTTCTATGACAGCACCGCTTATGGCGATCCCACGCTGGCCCGGCTGCGGCTGGGCCGGGTGGCGGGCATCAACAGTGTGCTGCTGACCGGCTCGGTCGATCTCGACATCAAGGGCAAGGTTGCCGAGAGCGGCCAGAATGTGATCACCGCGCTGGATGGTCATGGGCGCATCATCGGCAGCTATGCCAAGGCCCATCTGGTGCCTTACGGCGAATATCTGCCCATGCGCGAGATTCTGGAACCGCTGGGCCTCGCCCGGCTGGTGCCCGGAGAGATAGACTTTCGTCCCGGTCCCGGCCCGCGCACGATGGATCTGGCCGACCTCGGCAAGGCCGGGATGCAGATCTGTTACGAGATCATTTTTTCCGGGCAGGTTGTCGATCGCGATCATCGCCCGGACTATATCGTGAACCCCTCCAACGATGGCTGGTTCGGCGATTGGGGGCCGCCGCAACACCTCGCGCAGGCCCGTATGCGGGCGATTGAGGAAGGTCTGCCGGTGCTGCGCTCCACCACCAATGGGGTGAGCGCGGTGGTCGATGCCGATGGGGTGATCCGCCATGCCGCACCGCGCGGGGTGGGGGCCCGTTTCGATGGATTCGTGCCGCCTGCGCATGCTCCCACACTGTTTGCGCGGATGGGCAATACACTTCCGCTTGTCTGGGCCCTGCTTCTTCTTGGCGGCAGCGCTCTTGTGTTGCGGCGCAAGGAAGCGTAG